One genomic window of Brevundimonas vesicularis includes the following:
- the hemE gene encoding uroporphyrinogen decarboxylase yields MTDQTQTADPTPLVLRALRGETLERPPVWFMRQAGRYLPEYRKLRAEAPDFIAFCLNPEMAAEATLQPMRRFGFDAAIVFADILLIPRALGQDVWFETGEGPRLGEMPIPGRMAELAPAAGEHLSAVGETLSIVRAALEPERALIGFAGAPWTVATYMLDGQARTIGKGERAQARTYAYADPERVDETLEVLVEATARYLKMQADAGAQVLKIFESWAEGLPDDLFERLVLKPHQALVKRTRELGVTVPLIGFPRGSAALAERYAEAVEVDAVALDTACPLEVGKRVQQIKPIQGALDPLLLRAGGDLLDRRVDQLMEAWGQGSWLFNLGHGILPDVPIDHVEQVLRRIGAQ; encoded by the coding sequence ATGACCGATCAGACCCAGACTGCCGATCCGACGCCCTTGGTGCTGCGGGCTCTCCGCGGGGAGACGTTGGAGCGTCCGCCGGTGTGGTTCATGCGCCAGGCCGGTCGGTATCTGCCGGAATATCGCAAGCTGAGGGCCGAGGCGCCCGACTTCATCGCCTTCTGTCTGAACCCCGAAATGGCCGCCGAGGCGACGCTTCAGCCCATGCGCCGGTTCGGCTTCGATGCGGCGATCGTCTTCGCTGACATCCTGCTGATCCCGCGCGCTCTGGGCCAAGACGTCTGGTTCGAGACGGGGGAGGGGCCGCGTCTGGGCGAAATGCCGATCCCGGGTCGGATGGCCGAACTGGCTCCGGCGGCGGGCGAGCATCTGTCGGCGGTGGGTGAGACCCTGTCGATCGTGCGCGCGGCACTGGAGCCTGAACGCGCCCTGATTGGATTCGCCGGCGCGCCCTGGACCGTGGCGACCTATATGCTGGACGGCCAGGCGCGCACCATCGGCAAGGGCGAACGCGCCCAGGCCCGCACCTACGCCTATGCCGATCCCGAGCGTGTCGACGAGACGCTGGAGGTTCTGGTCGAGGCCACGGCGCGGTATCTGAAGATGCAGGCCGACGCCGGCGCCCAGGTTCTGAAGATCTTCGAGAGCTGGGCCGAGGGGTTGCCGGACGACCTGTTCGAAAGATTGGTCCTGAAGCCCCACCAGGCGCTCGTGAAGCGCACGCGGGAGCTGGGGGTCACCGTACCCCTTATCGGCTTCCCACGGGGCTCTGCGGCGCTCGCAGAGCGGTATGCCGAGGCGGTCGAGGTCGACGCCGTGGCCCTGGACACTGCCTGCCCGCTCGAGGTCGGCAAACGGGTCCAACAGATCAAGCCGATCCAGGGGGCGCTCGACCCGCTGTTGCTGCGCGCCGGCGGGGATCTGCTGGACCGACGCGTCGATCAGCTGATGGAGGCCTGGGGGCAGGGATCCTGGCTGTTCAATCTGGGCCACGGCATCCTGCCGGACGTGCCGATCGATCATGTGGAACAGGTTCTGAGACGGATCGGCGCCCAATGA
- the dnaQ gene encoding DNA polymerase III subunit epsilon, producing MAREIVLDTETTGFDPKTGDRLIEVGCIEIQDLLPTGRTFHRFVNPERLIPPDAIRVHGITDEKVKDAPKFAEIADDLIEFIGDAQMIAHNAAFDRNFIDFEYARCGRPITGEARWIDTLKLAQTQFPGMPNSLDALCKRYKVSLVERTLHGALIDARLLAEVYLELRGGKERVLDLSSAPVGRGPGGVIETAAYGQRPRPLAPRSTPEEQAAHVAFLAKALKDRSLWDAYGLPAQEDAA from the coding sequence ATGGCGCGCGAGATCGTTCTGGATACGGAAACCACCGGATTCGACCCCAAGACGGGCGACCGGCTGATCGAGGTCGGCTGTATCGAGATCCAGGATTTGCTGCCGACGGGGCGGACCTTCCATCGGTTCGTCAATCCCGAGCGGCTGATCCCGCCCGACGCCATCCGGGTTCACGGCATCACCGACGAGAAGGTCAAGGATGCGCCCAAGTTCGCCGAGATCGCCGACGACCTGATCGAATTCATCGGCGATGCGCAGATGATCGCCCACAACGCCGCCTTCGACCGGAACTTCATCGACTTCGAATATGCGCGGTGCGGCCGGCCGATCACCGGCGAGGCGCGCTGGATCGATACGCTGAAACTGGCCCAGACGCAGTTTCCGGGCATGCCCAACTCACTGGACGCCCTGTGCAAACGCTATAAGGTGTCGCTGGTCGAGCGGACGCTGCACGGTGCCCTGATCGACGCCCGTCTGCTGGCCGAGGTCTATCTGGAGCTTCGTGGCGGCAAGGAGCGGGTGCTGGACCTGTCGTCCGCGCCGGTCGGTCGTGGCCCCGGCGGCGTCATCGAAACCGCCGCCTACGGCCAGCGTCCCCGCCCCCTGGCGCCGCGCTCCACGCCCGAGGAACAGGCCGCCCACGTCGCCTTCCTCGCCAAGGCGCTGAAGGACCGATCACTGTGGGACGCCTACGGCCTGCCGGCGCAGGAAGACGCTGCGTAG
- a CDS encoding pyruvate, water dikinase regulatory protein: protein MSPARPSGPARLATYFHVHLVSDSTGETLNAMAKAVTARFDGVIPIEHIYSLVRSAKQMERVLQEVESAPGVVLHTLVDRDLREQLEEGCRRLDMPQIGALDPLVGAMSRYLGAALSTRVGAQHALDHDYFNRIAALDFAMAYDDGQGSLDQLEGADVVLCGVSRTSKTPTCIYLAHRGIRAANVPLVPGQEDGERLTKLKNPLVIGLTVSPDRLVQIRRNRIDNLNASQSSNYTDQDAVRDETIKARRAFERRGWPTIDVTRRSVEETAAAITNLLSEHRNHKIGTTW from the coding sequence ATGAGCCCTGCGAGACCCTCGGGACCGGCCCGTCTGGCCACCTATTTCCACGTTCACCTGGTGTCGGACTCCACCGGCGAGACCTTGAACGCCATGGCCAAGGCGGTGACCGCACGCTTCGACGGCGTCATTCCGATCGAGCACATCTACTCCCTGGTGAGGTCGGCAAAGCAGATGGAGCGGGTGCTGCAGGAGGTGGAGTCCGCGCCGGGCGTCGTTCTCCACACCCTGGTCGACCGCGATCTGCGCGAGCAACTGGAAGAAGGCTGCCGTCGCCTAGACATGCCCCAGATCGGCGCGCTGGATCCGCTGGTCGGGGCCATGTCGCGCTATCTTGGCGCGGCCCTGTCCACCCGCGTCGGCGCCCAGCACGCGCTGGACCATGACTATTTCAACCGGATCGCGGCGCTGGACTTCGCCATGGCCTACGACGACGGCCAAGGCTCTCTGGATCAGCTGGAGGGCGCCGACGTCGTTCTATGCGGGGTCAGCCGGACATCCAAGACCCCCACCTGCATCTATCTGGCCCACCGGGGCATCAGGGCGGCCAACGTGCCCCTGGTGCCGGGTCAGGAGGACGGCGAGCGGCTGACCAAGCTGAAGAACCCCTTGGTGATCGGCCTGACCGTGTCGCCTGATCGACTGGTTCAGATCCGGCGCAACCGTATCGACAATCTGAACGCCAGCCAGTCGTCGAACTACACCGATCAGGACGCCGTGCGCGACGAGACGATCAAAGCCCGGCGGGCCTTCGAGCGGCGCGGCTGGCCGACCATCGACGTGACCCGCCGTTCGGTGGAAGAGACGGCGGCGGCGATCACCAATCTTCTGAGCGAGCATCGCAACCACAAGATCGGGACGACCTGGTGA
- the dnaJ gene encoding molecular chaperone DnaJ has translation MARDYYEVLGVERTIDAPGLKAAYRKLAMVHHPDRNGGSEESMAKFKELSEAYTVLSDDNKRAAYDRYGHAGLNGGGGGNPFGQGGQGFSDINDIFSQVFGDAFGDAFGGRQARGQQGGPRRGSDLRYDLEITLEQAYKGEDVEIDIPSTMTCDTCEGSGAKPGTKPVTCTTCQGAGRVRQANGFFQVERTCPRCHGQGQMIADPCTTCHGHGQVRKTRTLNLKIPAGVDDGSRIRLSGEGDAGQRGGPRGDLYVFISVTPHDLFERDNLDLLVTVPVPMTVAALGGEIDAPCLVSTACDGKCKASVTVPAGAQTGKTVRIKGKGMPHLNGRNRGDLVVELFVETPTDLTARQRELLEELALSFGEGQNPRNSSFAGKAKRFWADILGNQDADGSKENAV, from the coding sequence ATGGCGCGTGATTATTACGAAGTTCTGGGTGTCGAACGCACGATCGACGCCCCCGGCCTAAAAGCCGCCTACCGCAAGCTGGCCATGGTTCATCACCCCGACCGCAACGGCGGCTCGGAAGAGTCGATGGCCAAGTTCAAGGAGCTGTCCGAGGCCTATACGGTGCTGTCGGACGACAACAAGCGCGCGGCCTATGATCGTTACGGCCATGCGGGCCTGAACGGCGGCGGGGGTGGCAATCCCTTCGGCCAGGGCGGCCAGGGTTTCTCGGACATCAACGACATCTTCTCCCAGGTCTTTGGCGACGCGTTCGGCGACGCGTTCGGTGGACGTCAGGCCCGGGGCCAACAGGGCGGACCGCGCCGGGGCTCGGACCTGCGCTACGATCTGGAGATCACCCTGGAGCAGGCCTACAAGGGCGAGGACGTCGAGATCGACATCCCCTCCACGATGACCTGCGACACGTGCGAGGGGTCGGGCGCCAAGCCGGGCACCAAGCCCGTCACCTGCACCACCTGCCAGGGCGCCGGTCGCGTGCGCCAGGCCAACGGCTTCTTCCAGGTCGAACGCACCTGCCCCCGTTGCCACGGCCAGGGTCAGATGATCGCCGATCCCTGCACCACCTGCCACGGGCACGGCCAGGTTCGCAAAACCCGCACCCTGAACCTGAAAATCCCCGCCGGCGTGGACGACGGTTCGCGCATCCGTCTGTCGGGCGAGGGCGATGCGGGCCAGCGCGGCGGACCGCGCGGCGATCTGTACGTCTTCATCTCGGTCACGCCGCACGACCTGTTCGAGCGCGACAACTTGGACCTGCTGGTCACCGTGCCCGTGCCGATGACGGTGGCGGCCCTGGGCGGCGAGATCGACGCGCCCTGCCTGGTCTCCACGGCCTGCGACGGCAAGTGCAAGGCCTCCGTCACCGTGCCGGCCGGCGCCCAGACCGGCAAGACCGTACGCATCAAGGGCAAGGGCATGCCCCATCTGAACGGCCGCAACCGGGGCGATCTGGTGGTCGAACTGTTCGTCGAGACGCCCACCGATCTGACCGCGCGCCAGCGTGAGTTGCTGGAAGAGCTTGCCCTGTCGTTCGGGGAGGGGCAGAACCCCAGGAATTCCAGCTTTGCCGGAAAGGCGAAGCGTTTCTGGGCCGACATCCTGGGCAATCAGGACGCGGACGGGTCGAAAGAGAACGCGGTTTGA
- the hemH gene encoding ferrochelatase, whose protein sequence is MSDANPGRRIAVVLFNLGGPDDQASVKPFLFNLFNDPAIIGLPGIFRTPLAKLISSRRETSAQANYALMGGGSPLLPETRRQAESLQAVLGARLGGDEVKVFIAMRYWHPLTEETAAEVAAFGPDEVVLLPLYPQFSTTTTESSLKAWNAAYTGPGVSRAVCCYPAATGWVEAQAQAIGEKLDEAVGQPVRVLFSAHGIPEKLVTGKGDPYQEQIETTVAAVVAVIEAQRGPIDHAICYQSRVGPMKWLGPSTPEAIETAAKDGVGVVVTPITFVSEHIETLVELDIEYGELAQEKGASPYLRAPAVGIEPLFIDALADAAVGALSHVGVAPFGQGCKADWKACPHRKGRQAA, encoded by the coding sequence ATGAGCGATGCGAACCCCGGCCGCCGCATTGCGGTGGTGCTGTTCAATCTGGGCGGGCCAGACGATCAGGCTTCGGTCAAGCCGTTCCTGTTTAACTTGTTCAACGATCCGGCCATCATCGGCCTTCCGGGGATCTTCCGCACGCCTCTGGCCAAACTGATCTCCAGTCGGCGCGAAACCAGCGCCCAGGCCAACTACGCCCTGATGGGCGGGGGATCGCCGCTGCTGCCCGAAACCCGTCGCCAGGCGGAGTCTTTGCAGGCCGTGCTTGGCGCGCGGCTTGGCGGCGACGAAGTCAAGGTCTTCATCGCCATGCGCTACTGGCATCCGTTGACCGAAGAGACGGCGGCCGAGGTCGCCGCCTTCGGACCTGACGAAGTCGTGCTGCTGCCGCTCTATCCGCAGTTTTCGACCACGACGACGGAATCCTCACTGAAAGCCTGGAACGCCGCCTATACCGGCCCGGGCGTCAGCCGCGCCGTCTGCTGCTATCCGGCCGCGACAGGCTGGGTTGAGGCCCAGGCCCAAGCGATCGGCGAGAAGCTGGACGAGGCGGTAGGTCAGCCGGTGCGGGTGCTGTTCTCCGCCCACGGCATCCCCGAGAAACTTGTGACCGGCAAGGGCGATCCCTATCAGGAGCAGATCGAGACGACGGTCGCCGCCGTCGTCGCCGTCATCGAGGCGCAGCGCGGGCCGATCGACCACGCCATCTGCTACCAAAGCCGGGTCGGGCCGATGAAATGGCTGGGCCCGTCAACGCCTGAAGCCATTGAAACTGCGGCCAAAGACGGCGTAGGCGTGGTTGTCACGCCCATCACCTTCGTCTCGGAGCATATCGAGACCCTGGTCGAGCTGGATATCGAATACGGAGAACTGGCCCAGGAAAAAGGGGCCAGTCCGTATTTGCGGGCGCCGGCGGTCGGGATTGAGCCACTGTTCATTGACGCCTTGGCTGACGCGGCAGTGGGCGCTTTGTCCCACGTGGGCGTCGCGCCGTTCGGCCAGGGGTGCAAGGCGGACTGGAAGGCCTGTCCGCATCGCAAGGGAAGGCAGGCGGCATGA
- a CDS encoding Maf family protein, which produces MKSESLILASKSAARRAILENAGVAFEVRVAAVDEDAIKAVSTDLDAAALAVRLAEAKALAVSRDDETAWVLGSDQTLAFDGGLVSKARSLDAARERLKAMRGKSHQLHSGSALATKGQIVWSGVDTVQMRMRDFSDAFLDAYLAAEGEALLSCVGSYRLEGLGSQLFEAVDGDYFTVLGLPLWPVLKELRRAGVIAV; this is translated from the coding sequence GTGAAATCTGAATCTCTCATCCTGGCGTCCAAGAGCGCGGCCCGCCGCGCCATATTGGAAAACGCCGGCGTCGCCTTCGAGGTGCGCGTCGCCGCTGTGGACGAGGACGCCATCAAGGCCGTCTCGACCGACCTGGACGCCGCCGCCCTCGCCGTTCGTCTCGCGGAAGCCAAGGCCCTGGCCGTCTCACGCGACGACGAAACCGCCTGGGTGCTGGGCTCGGATCAGACCCTGGCCTTTGACGGCGGCCTGGTCTCCAAGGCCAGGTCTCTGGACGCGGCGCGCGAGCGGCTGAAAGCCATGCGCGGCAAGTCGCACCAACTGCACTCGGGCTCAGCGCTGGCGACCAAGGGCCAGATCGTCTGGTCCGGCGTCGATACGGTTCAGATGCGGATGCGCGATTTCTCGGACGCCTTCCTCGACGCCTATCTGGCGGCCGAGGGCGAGGCTCTGCTGTCCTGCGTCGGCTCCTACCGGCTGGAGGGGCTGGGCTCGCAGCTGTTCGAAGCGGTGGACGGCGACTATTTCACGGTGCTGGGCCTGCCGCTCTGGCCGGTGTTGAAAGAGCTGCGTCGGGCTGGTGTGATCGCGGTATGA
- a CDS encoding shikimate dehydrogenase family protein: MSTHRITGAALVAGIAGNPVAHSLSPVIHNAWLAAGGIDGAYVPFVPADAAGFETLIAAGRAGLIMGLNVTAPFKEQAFALADQATAAARLTSSANILQFENGRVLADSSDGVGLMRGLKEQAPDLDVAGRPVVMLGAGGAARAGSGALVEAGAEVRIVNRSPERAEALAADLGPSVRVVTADDAFDGAALVVNALSVAPNIDFDRIAPGTVVMDMTYKPLATPFLTAARERGLPTVDGLAMLIGQAAPSFEALFRRPPPPLDLRALLMTHLGEAA; the protein is encoded by the coding sequence ATGAGCACGCACCGCATAACCGGGGCCGCCTTGGTCGCCGGGATCGCCGGAAATCCGGTCGCCCATTCGCTTAGCCCGGTCATCCACAACGCCTGGCTGGCGGCCGGCGGGATCGACGGCGCCTACGTGCCCTTCGTCCCTGCGGATGCCGCCGGGTTCGAGACCCTGATCGCGGCGGGGCGCGCCGGTCTGATCATGGGGCTGAACGTCACCGCCCCATTCAAGGAACAGGCCTTCGCCCTGGCGGATCAGGCGACGGCAGCGGCGCGACTGACGTCCTCGGCCAATATCTTGCAGTTCGAAAACGGCCGGGTGCTGGCCGACAGTTCCGACGGCGTCGGCCTGATGCGCGGCTTGAAGGAACAGGCGCCAGACCTGGACGTGGCGGGGCGGCCTGTAGTGATGCTGGGCGCCGGCGGCGCGGCCCGCGCAGGGTCCGGCGCCCTGGTCGAGGCGGGCGCCGAGGTGCGCATCGTCAACCGTTCGCCCGAACGCGCAGAGGCTTTGGCCGCTGATCTTGGACCCTCGGTTCGGGTCGTGACGGCCGATGACGCCTTCGACGGCGCAGCCCTGGTCGTCAACGCGCTGAGCGTTGCGCCCAACATCGACTTCGACCGGATCGCGCCCGGCACGGTGGTGATGGACATGACCTACAAGCCGTTGGCTACGCCCTTTCTGACGGCGGCGCGCGAACGCGGCCTGCCGACGGTGGATGGATTGGCCATGTTGATCGGCCAGGCGGCGCCGTCGTTCGAAGCCTTGTTCCGCCGCCCGCCGCCGCCTCTCGATCTTCGTGCCCTGTTGATGACGCATCTGGGCGAGGCGGCATGA
- the rho gene encoding transcription termination factor Rho: MTDVRDTNPDTPENEGVEVEAPTHHGAAHEAGEAAGADSGVDTTADDEEDGEPVVANGRITLAELNEKTPADLVAFAEQLEVENASNLRKQDLLFAILKALADEEVEIIADGVLEILPDGFGFLRSSDANYLPGPDDVYVSPSQIRRFGLRSGDTVHGAVRAPREGERYFALLKVDTINLEDPEAVKTKVLFDNLTPLYPEERLHMEIQDPTLKDRSGRVIDIVAPLGKGQRCLIVAPPRVGKTVMLQNIAKSIERNHPEVFLIVLLIDERPEEVTDMQRTVKGEVVASTFDEPATRHVAVAEMVIEKAKRLVEHKKDVVILLDSITRLGRAYNATVPSSGKVLTGGVDANALQRPKRFFGAARNVEQGGSLTIIATALIDTGSRMDEVIFEEFKGTGNSEIVLDRKVADKRIFPAIDVLKSGTRKEDLITPKDQLAKTYVLRRILNPMGPQDAIEFLLDKLRQSKNNSDFFQSMNT; the protein is encoded by the coding sequence ATGACCGACGTCCGCGACACCAATCCCGACACCCCCGAGAACGAAGGCGTGGAGGTTGAAGCCCCCACCCATCACGGCGCTGCGCATGAAGCCGGCGAGGCGGCGGGCGCCGATTCCGGCGTGGACACGACGGCAGACGACGAAGAGGACGGCGAGCCCGTCGTCGCGAACGGCCGGATCACGCTCGCCGAACTGAACGAGAAGACCCCGGCCGACCTGGTCGCCTTCGCCGAACAGCTGGAGGTCGAGAACGCCTCCAACCTGCGCAAACAGGATCTGCTGTTCGCCATCCTGAAGGCCCTGGCCGACGAAGAAGTCGAGATCATCGCCGACGGCGTACTGGAGATCCTGCCGGACGGCTTCGGCTTCCTGCGCAGCTCGGACGCCAACTATCTGCCGGGTCCGGACGACGTCTATGTCTCGCCGTCGCAGATCCGCCGCTTCGGCCTGCGCTCGGGCGACACCGTCCATGGGGCCGTACGCGCGCCACGCGAAGGCGAACGCTACTTCGCCTTGCTCAAGGTCGACACGATCAATCTGGAAGACCCAGAAGCGGTCAAGACCAAGGTCCTGTTCGACAACCTGACGCCGCTCTATCCCGAAGAGCGTCTGCACATGGAAATCCAGGATCCCACGCTGAAGGATCGCTCGGGTCGGGTCATCGATATCGTCGCGCCCTTGGGCAAGGGCCAACGCTGCCTGATCGTGGCGCCGCCGCGCGTCGGTAAGACGGTGATGTTGCAGAACATCGCCAAATCGATCGAGCGGAACCACCCGGAGGTCTTCCTGATCGTCCTGCTGATCGACGAACGCCCCGAAGAAGTGACGGACATGCAGCGCACGGTGAAGGGCGAGGTCGTCGCCTCGACCTTCGACGAGCCTGCCACCCGCCACGTCGCCGTCGCCGAAATGGTGATCGAAAAGGCCAAGCGTCTGGTCGAGCACAAGAAGGACGTAGTGATCCTGCTGGACTCCATCACGCGTCTGGGCCGGGCCTACAACGCCACCGTCCCCTCGTCGGGCAAGGTGCTGACGGGCGGTGTCGACGCCAACGCCCTGCAACGGCCCAAGCGCTTCTTCGGCGCCGCGCGTAATGTGGAGCAGGGCGGTTCGCTGACCATCATCGCCACGGCCCTGATCGACACGGGCAGCCGCATGGACGAGGTGATCTTCGAAGAGTTCAAGGGCACCGGCAACTCGGAAATCGTGCTGGACCGCAAGGTCGCAGACAAGCGCATCTTCCCCGCCATCGACGTGCTGAAATCCGGCACCCGCAAGGAAGACCTGATCACGCCGAAGGATCAGTTGGCCAAGACCTATGTCCT
- a CDS encoding CopD family protein: MNTYDLARGLHILAVIAWMAGLLFLPRLYAYDTEQNAKPEPLKSEMQKLLRLWQTRLLRIILNPAMILAWVFGLWLIHIDISARGAAFLAEPWMIAKLAGVFLLSGWHGFLAAQRKKIAAGTSKYSGKFWRMTNEVPFVLAIVMVLSVTTEWTFR; this comes from the coding sequence ATGAACACCTATGATCTCGCACGCGGGCTGCACATTCTGGCGGTGATCGCCTGGATGGCGGGCCTTCTGTTCCTGCCTCGGCTCTACGCCTATGACACCGAACAGAACGCCAAGCCCGAACCGCTGAAAAGCGAGATGCAGAAGCTGTTGCGCCTGTGGCAGACGCGGCTGCTGCGCATTATCCTGAACCCGGCGATGATCCTGGCCTGGGTGTTCGGTCTGTGGCTGATCCACATCGACATCTCGGCGCGCGGCGCCGCCTTCCTGGCCGAGCCGTGGATGATCGCCAAGCTGGCGGGTGTCTTCCTGCTCAGCGGCTGGCACGGCTTCCTGGCGGCCCAAAGGAAGAAGATCGCGGCCGGCACGTCGAAATATTCAGGCAAGTTCTGGCGCATGACGAACGAAGTGCCCTTCGTTCTGGCCATCGTCATGGTGCTGTCGGTGACGACGGAGTGGACGTTCCGATAA
- the dapB gene encoding 4-hydroxy-tetrahydrodipicolinate reductase, translated as MSAIFHAGISGYRGRMGRAVSQVLDAREDVVVAARFDWGETADLSLCDVIIDFSTPAASVALAQSAAERGGPALVIGSTGFTDEQEADLMKAAEKVAIVKSGNFSLGVNILIGLVQHAAQRLDAQDWDIEITEAHHRRKVDSPSGTALMLGEAAAEGRFADLAQLRTAPYDGVQGERETGKIGFSSIRAGGIVGEHTVLFASEDEVLTLSHSAIDRSLFARGAVAAAAWVRTRRPGLYDMQDVLGFRQA; from the coding sequence TTGAGCGCAATCTTCCACGCCGGCATTTCCGGCTATCGCGGCCGGATGGGGCGTGCGGTCTCTCAGGTTCTGGACGCCCGCGAAGACGTGGTGGTCGCCGCCCGCTTCGATTGGGGCGAAACCGCCGACCTGTCGCTGTGCGACGTGATCATCGACTTCTCGACCCCGGCCGCCTCGGTCGCCCTGGCCCAGAGCGCGGCCGAGCGCGGAGGCCCGGCCCTGGTGATCGGCTCGACCGGCTTCACGGACGAGCAGGAAGCCGACTTGATGAAGGCCGCCGAGAAGGTCGCCATCGTCAAGAGCGGCAATTTCTCCCTGGGCGTGAACATCTTGATCGGCCTGGTCCAGCACGCGGCCCAACGTCTGGACGCCCAGGACTGGGACATCGAGATCACCGAGGCCCACCACCGCCGCAAGGTCGATTCACCCTCGGGCACGGCCCTGATGCTGGGCGAAGCCGCCGCTGAGGGTCGGTTCGCGGATCTGGCCCAGTTGCGCACCGCCCCCTACGACGGCGTGCAGGGCGAGCGGGAGACCGGCAAGATCGGCTTTTCTTCGATCCGCGCCGGCGGGATCGTGGGCGAACACACGGTGCTGTTCGCCTCCGAGGACGAGGTTCTGACGCTCAGCCATTCGGCCATCGACCGGTCGCTGTTCGCCCGCGGCGCCGTCGCCGCCGCCGCCTGGGTCCGCACACGCCGCCCCGGTCTTTACGACATGCAGGACGTGCTTGGCTTCAGGCAGGCCTGA
- the coaE gene encoding dephospho-CoA kinase (Dephospho-CoA kinase (CoaE) performs the final step in coenzyme A biosynthesis.) has protein sequence MILLGLTGSIGMGKSTTTAMFADLGAVVWNADDAVHRLYAPGGAAVVPVGEAFPGVLVDGAVDRTRLAEALGKDDTAFHRLEAIVHPLVAQGRAADLEAARTAGVKLAVLDIPLLFETGGDKGVDAVVVVTADPAIQAERVLARPGMTRERFDAILARQMPDAEKRARADFVIDTGRGLEAARAEVEAIVAVVLDPSWISPRRGAASLSR, from the coding sequence ATGATCCTGCTCGGTCTCACCGGTTCCATCGGCATGGGCAAGTCGACGACGACGGCCATGTTCGCCGATCTGGGTGCGGTCGTCTGGAACGCCGACGATGCGGTTCACCGCCTCTATGCGCCCGGAGGCGCCGCAGTCGTTCCGGTGGGCGAAGCCTTTCCCGGCGTCCTCGTGGACGGCGCGGTCGATCGCACGCGTCTGGCCGAGGCGCTTGGGAAAGACGACACAGCGTTCCACCGTCTGGAAGCCATCGTCCACCCCTTGGTCGCCCAGGGTCGCGCGGCCGACTTGGAGGCGGCGCGCACGGCGGGTGTGAAACTGGCGGTTCTGGACATCCCCCTGCTGTTCGAGACGGGTGGGGACAAGGGCGTCGACGCCGTCGTGGTGGTCACCGCCGACCCTGCGATACAGGCGGAGCGCGTCCTGGCCCGTCCCGGCATGACCCGCGAACGGTTCGACGCCATCCTGGCGCGCCAGATGCCGGACGCGGAAAAGCGCGCCCGCGCCGATTTCGTCATCGACACCGGCCGGGGGTTGGAGGCTGCTCGAGCCGAGGTCGAGGCGATCGTCGCCGTCGTTCTGGACCCGTCGTGGATATCTCCCCGGCGCGGCGCGGCGAGCCTTTCGCGCTGA